In Acidovorax sp. GBBC 1281, a single window of DNA contains:
- a CDS encoding Bug family tripartite tricarboxylate transporter substrate binding protein, producing MKRFLAAISLGILAFGAQAQAWPEKPVTLVVPFPPGGSTDQVARAVGPRLTEKFKQSFLVDNKPGATGTIGATFVQRAAPDGYTFLVTSLGPLVIVPHLLKGLQYDALHGFDLITVAVQSPNVLVVPANSPHKTVADVIAYEKANPGKMSFASAGNGSSDHLTAELFWQQTGTKGVHIPYKGGAPAHTDLIGGQVDASFQNINAVSQYIKAGKMRALAITSAKRSPVLPEVPTLAEAGVPNVEVASWQAIVAPKGLPPAVREKAHAAFVEALKDPKVREQFTSIGFEMVTNTPEQFAAFQQQEFARWKKVIETGKISID from the coding sequence ATGAAACGATTCCTGGCAGCCATTTCCCTCGGCATTCTGGCTTTCGGCGCCCAGGCACAGGCCTGGCCCGAAAAACCCGTGACCCTGGTCGTGCCCTTCCCGCCCGGCGGCTCGACCGACCAGGTTGCACGCGCCGTGGGGCCCCGGTTGACCGAGAAGTTCAAGCAGTCCTTCCTGGTGGACAACAAGCCCGGCGCCACCGGAACGATCGGTGCCACGTTCGTGCAGCGGGCCGCCCCCGATGGCTACACCTTCCTCGTGACCTCCCTGGGCCCGCTGGTCATCGTGCCGCACCTGCTCAAGGGCCTGCAGTACGACGCGCTGCATGGCTTCGACCTGATCACCGTGGCGGTGCAGTCGCCCAACGTGCTGGTGGTGCCGGCCAACTCCCCGCACAAGACCGTGGCCGACGTCATCGCCTACGAGAAAGCCAACCCCGGCAAGATGAGCTTCGCCTCGGCCGGCAACGGCTCGAGCGACCACCTCACCGCCGAGCTGTTCTGGCAACAGACGGGCACCAAGGGCGTGCACATTCCCTACAAGGGCGGCGCGCCGGCCCACACCGACCTGATCGGCGGTCAGGTGGATGCCTCGTTCCAGAACATCAACGCCGTGTCGCAGTACATCAAGGCCGGCAAGATGCGCGCGCTGGCCATCACCAGCGCCAAGCGCTCGCCGGTGCTGCCCGAGGTTCCCACGCTGGCCGAAGCGGGCGTGCCCAATGTCGAGGTCGCTTCCTGGCAGGCCATCGTCGCACCCAAGGGGCTGCCACCCGCCGTGCGCGAAAAGGCCCATGCGGCGTTCGTCGAGGCGCTCAAGGATCCGAAGGTGCGCGAGCAGTTCACGTCGATCGGCTTCGAGATGGTCACCAACACGCCCGAGCAGTTCGCCGCCTTCCAGCAGCAGGAATTCGCCCGCTGGAAGAAGGTGATCGAGACCGGAAAGATTTCGATCGACTGA
- a CDS encoding LacI family DNA-binding transcriptional regulator: MNAPSNFKAATLHDVAKAAGVSLITASRALSNPVVVSEKTKARVQQAVEATGYIPNLLAGGLKSRRSLMVAAVVPALSVSQFLPTVQSLTTTLAAEGYQLILGQTAYDAEREEAVLNTMIGRQPDGLVMTGLVQSQRARDRLRRSGIPVVETWDLSDRPVDMVVGFSHLKVGSAVAGFFLSRGWQRVGIATGGDHRAMLRREGFVATLGRDVPTATVPAPSSLALGRRALAQLLEQEPRLQAVSCSSDTLAHGVLVEAAARGLRVPQDLAICGFGNADFSEHMLPSITTVHVDGPEIGRLAAQLVIDRCRGNAGPQTIFDLGFRLIERQSTAPAG; the protein is encoded by the coding sequence ATGAACGCCCCTTCCAACTTCAAGGCGGCCACGCTTCACGACGTGGCCAAGGCCGCTGGCGTGTCGTTGATCACCGCCTCGCGTGCGCTGAGCAATCCGGTGGTGGTGTCCGAGAAGACGAAGGCCCGGGTGCAGCAGGCCGTCGAGGCGACGGGCTACATCCCCAACCTGCTGGCGGGTGGGCTCAAGTCCCGCCGCAGCCTGATGGTGGCGGCCGTGGTCCCGGCGCTGTCGGTGTCGCAGTTCCTGCCCACCGTGCAGAGCCTGACGACCACGCTGGCTGCCGAGGGGTACCAGCTCATCCTGGGCCAGACCGCCTACGACGCCGAGCGCGAAGAGGCCGTGCTGAACACCATGATCGGCCGCCAACCCGACGGGCTGGTGATGACCGGGCTGGTGCAATCGCAGCGCGCGCGCGACCGGCTGCGCCGATCCGGCATTCCCGTGGTGGAAACCTGGGACCTGAGCGACCGCCCCGTGGACATGGTGGTGGGCTTTTCGCATCTGAAAGTGGGCAGCGCGGTGGCGGGGTTCTTCCTGTCCCGGGGCTGGCAACGCGTGGGAATCGCCACGGGCGGCGACCACCGAGCCATGTTGCGCCGCGAGGGTTTTGTCGCCACCCTGGGGCGGGACGTGCCGACTGCCACGGTGCCCGCACCCAGCAGCCTGGCGCTGGGGCGAAGGGCCCTGGCGCAGCTGCTGGAGCAAGAGCCGCGGCTGCAGGCCGTGTCGTGCAGCTCGGACACGCTGGCGCACGGGGTGCTCGTCGAGGCCGCGGCCCGCGGCCTGCGGGTGCCGCAGGACCTCGCCATCTGCGGCTTCGGCAATGCCGATTTCAGCGAGCACATGCTGCCTTCGATCACCACCGTGCATGTCGATGGCCCGGAGATCGGCCGGCTGGCGGCGCAACTGGTCATCGACCGCTGCCGGGGCAACGCGGGCCCGCAAACCATCTTCGATCTGGGCTTTCGCCTGATCGAGCG